The Desulfobulbaceae bacterium genome contains the following window.
CCTCAATGTCATGATTGTTCTGGGCCCAGAGACACCGTCTGAATCATGCCCTTACCGTTTTGGTTTGACCGAAGAAGAGATTCAACATAGCAGAGGGTTGATTACTAAGGATGAAGTGCGTGCTGTTATACTTCACAAATTGAAACTGCCCGAAGAAGGGGTTTTGTGGGATATCGGCGCGGGCAGCGGATCGATATCCATTGAGGCCGCACGATTAAATCCCCGGCTTGATATCTATGCTGTCGAAAAAAACAGTACGGAGCAACAAAATATTATTGCAAATTGCCAAAAATATGGCCTCTCAAACCTCTCCTTAGTGAGAGGACAAGCGCCGGAAATGCTCGACAACTTACCCCAACCGGACCGCGTCTTTATCGGAGGTAACGGCGGCAAGTTGCCTGAGATAATCAGCTATATTTCGCAAGTTATACGTACAAATGGCAGGGTTATCCTTTCAGCTGTTATTGACGCAACTCGCGAGTCGGCACCACGGCTTTTACATGAAAAGGGTTTTCAGGTTGAAATCAGCGACGTTCAGGTTACTCGAAGAGCCTATCCAGAAGGGGATCGCCGCCCTGTGCAGCTCAACCCTATAACAATTATTACAGGAAGATCAAATGACAGGTAAGTTTTATGTTGTCGGTGTTGGCCCAGGTGATCCTGAGCTACTCACCTTACGAAGTATTCGCATCTTAAAAGAGAGTTCTGTGCTTATCGTGCCCAAGGGCAAAGAAGACGGCAACTCCACGGCACTTGCAATTATCGATCAGATTGTGCCAATGGAAGATAAAGAGATCATCGAGATCTATTTCCCCATGAAAAAAATCCGCATGGCAGAAAAACCGGATGCCGACGTTGATGCCGCCTGGCAACACGCCGCACGAATAATTGTCGATAAAATTAAGGCGGGCCATACTGTTTCTTTTCCAACCATCGGTGACCCGGCAATATACAGTACCGGATTTTACACCTGCCAGACCTTACTAAGTATTGCCCCGGAAATCGACACAGCAATCGTCCCTGGAGTCTCTTCTATCGGTGCCTGTGCGGCAACAGCAGGAATACCGCTTTGCCAAGGCGATGATATGATGGCGGTCATCCCAGCAACATTTGCCAATGACAAACTCACCGAGGTATTCTCCTCCTTTCAAACGGTTGTGCTCATGAAGGTGTATCGGGTAATGGACCGTATCGTTGCCTTACTTGATGATCTTGATCTTCTTGAGCATGCCCTGCTGGTTGAACGAAACTCACATAATTCAGAAAGAATTTTTACTGACCTCAAAGAGGCACAGCGTGCTGACCTGCACTATTTTTCAACCATTATTGTGAGGAAGCGATGAACCCAATCTATTTTGTAGGAGCTGGCCCAGGCGACCCCGAGCTCATAACCATGAAGGGACACCGTCTACTCAGTCAGGCAGATCTGATTATTTACGCTGGTTCTCTGGTAAACCCGCATCTGCTGGATGGCCTTGCGGCTGAGATTCACAACTCTGCCTCGATGAACCTTGATGAAATTGTTACTTTGATGATCGCCTCACATCGACAAAATAAAAAAGTGGTACGGCTGCACACCGGTGATCCAGCCATATTTGGTGCGATTAAGGAGCAGATGGTACTACTCGACAGTGCCACTATCCCTTACGAGGTGATCCCTGGTGTCAGTTCTGCGGCAGCCACTGCAGCCGCCTTGAAAGCAGAATTGACCCTGCCGGAAGTTTCACAGACCGTGATTATAACCAGGCAGGCGGGAAGGACTCCCGTGCCGGAGAAAGAACAGTTGCGCCTGCTTGCCGCCCATCAGGCAACCATGCTCATTTTTTTAAGTGTCGGGCTGATCGATACAGTTATGGAGGAACTTCGATTAGGAGGCTATCCGGATACAACCCCTGTTGCTGTAGTCGAGAAGGCCAGTTGGCCGGAACAAAAAATCGTCAGAGGTGATATTGCCTCAATTGCCGGCCAGATCCATTCAGCCAAAATCACCAAGACGGCGATGATTGCCGTAGGTCGCGTATTTGGCCAGGATGAGCTGCAAGCGGTCTCCAAGCTTTACGACAAAGAGTTCACACATGGCTGCAGGGCTTAGGATCTGCTCAGAAACAACTCCTATAACGAATAATTTACCCAGCTTTGCCTGCGGTTCCACGGTATGTAATAATGACACACTGGGTAAAATTGTTACACTTTTCATGGATTTTGCACAGGTAATTTCAATCTAGAAACTATTAAAAAATAATGTTAAGAACAAATATACGCATAGCTGCCCTACTGTCCTCCGGCCGCATAATCATTTACCTTAGGAACCTTCACAGTTATTTCCATAGTGGCATACCAATTGCTAATAACAACCCCCACTGATTTATATAGCCGTTCACTGGCCACTGACACAACAGCGCTTCTTATAACTAACGATTATCTTCTGGAGAAACTGTACTATGTCCAATTCTGACTCGACTTCAAATCCAAGCTGGACTCTTCTGTTTCTATGTTGGCTGCTGGTGAGCATATCAACAATGGGCAGCATTTTTTTCAGCAATGTCATGGAGTTTGCCCCCTGTGTATTGTGCTGGTACCAGAGGATATGTTTGTTTCCTTTAGTACTGATACTGGCCGCCGGTCTTTTCCCCTTTGATAAAACTGTTGTGAAGTATGCCTTACCTTTGGCTGTGGTCGGTTGGGCTATCGCGCTGTATCATAATTTACTCTACTCAGGGATTATCCCTGAAAACCTGCAACCCTGCAGCCAGGGTGTTTCATGTACAGAAGAGTACATCAATCTGTTTGGCTTTTTGACATTACCCATGCTTTCGTTATTATCATTTACAATTATTATAGCACTACTAACTGTTCTGAAAAGGAGGTTGTCTAAATGAAGTATCTATTATTCGGGGTTTCATGTCTGGTACTATTCTTTGTCTTTGTATTTGCCAGCTCTTACTACAAAGGTCAACAAACTGCCAAATACGGCTTTATGGCTAAAGAGAATGCTTCAACCTTTATCAGAGACCACTCGCCAACCCGTGGCAGCGATGACGCGAAAGTATTCCTTGTCGAATTTATGGATCCAGCGTGTGAGACTTGCGCCGCTTTTTCGCCATTAGTAAAACAGATAATGGATGCTAATCCCGGCAAGATCAAACTTGTTCTCCGTTATGCCCCATTTCATGATGGCGCCGATTCCTTTGTTAAAATTTTGGAGGCGGCAAAAAAACAGGGGAAATATTGGGAGACATTGGACGTCATGTTCAAGTCTCAGCCTTACTGGGCAAGTCACAGCAACCCTCAACCGCAGCGACTGTGGCAGTTCTTACCAAAAGCCGGGCTTGACATAGAACAGATCCGAAAGGATATGAACGACCCGGCAATTGCCCAGATCGTAGAACAAGACATTGCTGATGCAAAAACGCTTAACGTTCACAAAACGCCTGGGTATTTTGTCAACGGGAGACCGCTTCAGACTTTTGGATTTCGACAATTACAAGAACTCGTTCAATCTGAAATTGATGCAAACTATCCAACTAACTGAGACTATCTGCGCGTTGGCCTTACCTTTATCAAAAGCTACAAGGATCTAGATTATCATGAAGAGAATATCATGTTTATTGCCAACAGTTTTTTTACTCCTACTCTTAGTTACAGCCTGCGGGGAAGCCCCCCAAGTAGCGGAAGTAGGTAAACCTGCCCCTGATTTTACGCTGGTAGACGGAAACGGCAAGACCTGGACTCTGTCTGATCTCAAAGGACAGGTGGTGTTTATTAATTTTTGGGCAACCTGGTGTCCCCCTTGTCGAGAAGAGATGCCCTCAATGCAAAGACTCTATTCTATGCTCCCCAAAGATAGCTTTGAAATGCTGGCAGTATTGAGTCAGGATGACCCAAAACTGGCTAAGAGCTTTGCCCAGAAACTCGGCATCACTATGCCGATTCTTGATGACCAGGCCAACAAAATCGGTCCGGCATACGGTCTCACAGGTGTTCCAGAAACATTTATAGTTGACAAACAGGGTGTTCTTCGCGAAAAATTTATCGGCCCAGCTCAGTGGGACGCGCCAGTCTATCAGCAAATGTTGATGAAATATATCAACCAGTAGTTTTGGGGCGATAAAGTACACTACACATGCCTACAATACTAAAAAATATCATTATTAAAATATTGCGACGCCCTGCCAGTCGTTTCTTGTCCGAGCT
Protein-coding sequences here:
- the cbiE gene encoding precorrin-6y C5,15-methyltransferase (decarboxylating) subunit CbiE, encoding MSKIILIGVDLHGITEEKMALLSECQAVFATKRFTPLLEGVDCPIHPITPQADALAKIEQLLKENATIGMLASGDPLFFGIGQTLVNTFGKDAIEIYPALSSMQIAFARIKRSWQDAHVVSLHGRNSFLKTVLQHQTIFLFTDKTNTPGAIALKILGFIDETPGSSAKDSFQVFVLENLGMPNEKISKGSLSEIAAQSFSDLNVMIVLGPETPSESCPYRFGLTEEEIQHSRGLITKDEVRAVILHKLKLPEEGVLWDIGAGSGSISIEAARLNPRLDIYAVEKNSTEQQNIIANCQKYGLSNLSLVRGQAPEMLDNLPQPDRVFIGGNGGKLPEIISYISQVIRTNGRVILSAVIDATRESAPRLLHEKGFQVEISDVQVTRRAYPEGDRRPVQLNPITIITGRSNDR
- the cobI gene encoding precorrin-2 C(20)-methyltransferase, which produces MTGKFYVVGVGPGDPELLTLRSIRILKESSVLIVPKGKEDGNSTALAIIDQIVPMEDKEIIEIYFPMKKIRMAEKPDADVDAAWQHAARIIVDKIKAGHTVSFPTIGDPAIYSTGFYTCQTLLSIAPEIDTAIVPGVSSIGACAATAGIPLCQGDDMMAVIPATFANDKLTEVFSSFQTVVLMKVYRVMDRIVALLDDLDLLEHALLVERNSHNSERIFTDLKEAQRADLHYFSTIIVRKR
- the cobM gene encoding precorrin-4 C(11)-methyltransferase translates to MNPIYFVGAGPGDPELITMKGHRLLSQADLIIYAGSLVNPHLLDGLAAEIHNSASMNLDEIVTLMIASHRQNKKVVRLHTGDPAIFGAIKEQMVLLDSATIPYEVIPGVSSAAATAAALKAELTLPEVSQTVIITRQAGRTPVPEKEQLRLLAAHQATMLIFLSVGLIDTVMEELRLGGYPDTTPVAVVEKASWPEQKIVRGDIASIAGQIHSAKITKTAMIAVGRVFGQDELQAVSKLYDKEFTHGCRA
- a CDS encoding disulfide bond formation protein B translates to MSNSDSTSNPSWTLLFLCWLLVSISTMGSIFFSNVMEFAPCVLCWYQRICLFPLVLILAAGLFPFDKTVVKYALPLAVVGWAIALYHNLLYSGIIPENLQPCSQGVSCTEEYINLFGFLTLPMLSLLSFTIIIALLTVLKRRLSK
- a CDS encoding thioredoxin domain-containing protein; translated protein: MAKENASTFIRDHSPTRGSDDAKVFLVEFMDPACETCAAFSPLVKQIMDANPGKIKLVLRYAPFHDGADSFVKILEAAKKQGKYWETLDVMFKSQPYWASHSNPQPQRLWQFLPKAGLDIEQIRKDMNDPAIAQIVEQDIADAKTLNVHKTPGYFVNGRPLQTFGFRQLQELVQSEIDANYPTN
- a CDS encoding TlpA family protein disulfide reductase, with product MKRISCLLPTVFLLLLLVTACGEAPQVAEVGKPAPDFTLVDGNGKTWTLSDLKGQVVFINFWATWCPPCREEMPSMQRLYSMLPKDSFEMLAVLSQDDPKLAKSFAQKLGITMPILDDQANKIGPAYGLTGVPETFIVDKQGVLREKFIGPAQWDAPVYQQMLMKYINQ